The genomic segment GGAAGACGGCGTCCTCGGCGGTGGCCGCGGCGAGGTGGCCGCTGCGGAAGAGCCTCCCGTGCCGTACCCGCCGCCCATCGGTGGTGGGCAGTCCGCCCACGTCCCTGAAGTTACGGACCCCGCTCAGCTCGGGTTCGGCCGGCGAGAACTGCGGCACCTGCGTCACAGCGGCTCCTGGGTGCTTCTGCGCGCCGGCGCTGCTCGCCGGCGTCGGCTCGTCGCGACCCTACGACATCGCTCCGTGGCGCCGAAGCGGCGGCGACGGGTCCTCGAGGACTGAGGAACCGTCATCAGTGACGTGCGCGACATGTCCGTATTGTATGGATTTCACGCAACATCACCCGTTTATGGGGGAGATGGTGGGTGATCTGGTGAGCGGGATCATATCCGTGACCGTGCGTGGCCGGGACGCCGGAGGACTCCCCGTCCGTCATGCGGAATGCCAAGATCCGTAATCCACGGAGGGTGACCGGAAAAGAGCGCCGAAATCGGCGTGCGGATTCCGTTCCGCTTGCGATGGCTTGTTCCGTCCGACCCGGCTCGATTACGTTCACCATCACTCCGGACGGACCGCCTAATCCTGCCGCCGCCCGGAATTCGCACTCACTATGCGTGGCAGGAGCGGGGGACCCAGGTAAGCCGCCGACCGGAGTTGATCCGGCCGGCTCGGGGTGAAGTCGTGTTCAGCGCGACCGGGCATCTCCAGCCCGAACCCGACAGCTCACCTCGTAGGCGCCGGAGAGGAATTCCCCCATGCCCATCCCGGGTAAGCACCGTCGTAAGAAGTCCGGCCCGATCGCTCGCGGCATCCTCGCCGTCGGAGCCGGCGGCGCCGTCGTCGCCCTGCCGCTCCTCGGAGCCACGGGTGCCCACGCCGCTGAGCAGTCGGCCCCCGCCGTCGCCCAGTCCGCCCAGCAGTCCGCCAAGACCTACAAGGTCGTCTCCGGCGACTACCTGGCGAAGATCGCCGCCCAGCACAAGATCAAGGGTGGCTGGGAGAAGCTCTACCAGGACAACCGCGAGGTCATCGGCGGCAACCCGAGCCTGATCCTCCCGGGCATGAAGCTGACGCTCGGCGCCCAGGCGTCCGGCTCGGCCTCCACCGCGTCCGCCCCGGCCGCCTCTTCCGCGAAGGCCGAGACCAAGACCGCGGCCAAGACCGAGACGAAGGCCGCCCCGGCGACCGCGTCCACGTCCGCCGCGACCACCACCAAGGCCGCCGACAGCAACAGCACGGGCTGGACCACGCCGGTCGCCAACGCGACCGTCACCACCCAGTACCACGCCTCCGGCTCCATGTGGTCCAGCGGTTACCACACCGGCTCCGACTTCAGCGCCGCCACCGGCACCGTCGTCCGCGCCGTCGGCCCCGGCACCGTCGTCTCCGCCGGCTACGACGGCGCCTACGGCAACGAGGTCATCATCAAGCACGCCGACGGCATGTACTCCCAGTACGCCCACCAGTCGCAGCTGATGGTCTCGGCCGGCCAGACCGTCACCGGCGGCCAGCAGATCGGCCTCTCGGGTGCCACCGGCAACGTCACCGGCCCGCACCTCCACTTCGAGATCCGCACCACCCCGAGCTACGGCTCGGACGTGGACCCGATCGCCTACCTGCGTTCGCACGGCGTCTCCATCTGAGACAACTCCCGATGACGGTCGTCACGATCCGTCAGGGCTTCGAGGGGCGGTACGCGTAAGCGTGCCGCCCCTCTACTTATTCCGGCTTTACCAAAACCTGACCGGGTGGTCTATCTCACCCACCGTCAACCCCCTCTTACGGTCGCGTAGGTCACAGTGAAAGAGGCAAGATATGTGGCCGTGGCAGACGATTCGAGAATCCAGAAGACAGACATCATCGGGTCGTACGCGGCGATCGGCGACAGTTTCACCGAAGGAGTCGGAGACCCCGGACCCGACGGGGCCTATGTCGGCTGGGCGGACCGTTTCGCGGTTCTCCTGGCGGACCAGCTCCCCGTCCTCGACGAGGCGACGAGCTCCGATTCCCCGCGCGGGGAATTCCGGTACGCCAATCTCGCGGTACGCGGACGACTCCTCGACCAGATCGTCGAGGAACAGGTCCCCCGCGCCAAGGAGCTCGCACCCGACCTGGTGAGCTTCTGCGCCGGAGGCAACGACATCATCCGGCCCGGCACCGACCCGGACGACCTGGCCGAGCGTTTCGAGCGCGCGGTCGCCGACCTCACCAACGCCGTCGGCACCGTCATGGTCACCACCGGGTTCGACACCCGGGGCGTGCCGGTCCTGCGCCACATGCGCGGCAAGATCGCCACGTACAACGTCCACCTGCGGGCCATCGCGGACCGCTACCACTGCCCGGTGCTCGACCTCTGGTCCCTCCGCTCGATCCAGGACCGCCGAGCCTGGGACGGCGACCGGCTCCACCTGTCCTCCGGAGGGCACACCCGGGTGGCACTGCGGGCCGCGCAGGTCCTCGGCCTGGAGACACCGGCCGACCCCGACCAGCCGTGGCCCCCGCAGGCCCAGCGGAACACCTTCGAGGTGCGGCGCGACGACATCCAGTGGGCACGCGAGTACCTCGTGCCGTGGATCGGCCGCCGGCTGCGCGGCGAGTCCTCCGGCGACGAGGTCGCGGCGAAGCGGCCGGACCTGCTGCCGCTCTGAGCGGGGCACTACACCAGGGGAAGCCGGAGACGTGACGGGCCCGCTGCGGCGGGCCCGGCCGGCGCCGCCGGAATCCGCTCCAGCACACCCCCGGCGAACACGTCGTACAACGGCAGCGACTCCAGGTGCACGTATCCGATGTGGCAGTCGCAGACCGCCAGCGGGCAGGCCCTCGGGCCGAGCGCCCGGCGGTAGCTGCCGTCATAGAGACTGCCCAGCTCCTCCTTGACGAAATGGCACCGGCGCACGGTGCCGTCCCCGTCCACCGAGATCACCGACTCCCCGGTCCGGCACGGCAGCCCCGCCGAGCGGTGCGGATGCCGGCTGTACGGGAACAGCGGGTCGAGCGCCGTCCAGCGCTCCGCCTCCGCGTCCGTGTACGTACGCCCCTCGGCGGCGTTCACCCACAGGTACACCTGCTCCGGCAGGTCCGCCCGCAGTCTCCGCGCCTCGGGGAGGTGCTCCTCGAAACCGACGACCCCCACGCTGTACCGCACCCCCGCCGAGGTCAGCTCCCGGCACTTGCCGAGGAACCGGTCGTACGGGGTCTGGCCCGGGTGGTACGTGCACCAGAGCGCCACCCGCTCCGGGTCGGCCGCGGACAGCCAGCCGGTCCTGCCGCTGAGATTCGTCTGGATCGCGACCCGCGCCACCTGCGGCAGGTGGGACAGCTCGACCAGCGCCCGCCGGTACCAGGACCGCACCAGCCCCTCGCCCCACGGGGTGAAGAGCACCGAGAGACGGTCCCCGGTCCGCCCGGCGACCCACGCCGTGAAGCGTTCGAGCGCCGCCCGGTCGGCCGAGAGCTGCTCCCGGCTGTCCCGCCTCTTGGCGAACGGGCAGTACGGGCAGTCGTAGTCGCAGGAGGCGAGCGGGCCGCGGTAGAGGATCGTCAGGTCCACGGCGTGCTCACTTCGCCTCGTACGCGGCCATCGCGGCGCGCACGGCGGGCGAGAAGAGCGCGGGGCCGAGCGCGTCGGAGTGGGCGAGCCCTTCGGGGGAGAGCCGCAGGTGGTCGCCGTCGGTGGTGTCGGCGCGATGGGTGCGGTTGGCGCTGCCTCCGCCGTTGCTGCCTCCGCCGTCCAGCCAGCCGAGCTCGGTGAAGCGGGCCAGCTCCACGGGGAAGTCGTCCACGGGGTCGCTGCCGAACCGCCGGCGGTACTCGGCGCGGGGCAGCCCGGCGGCCTGGAGCAGTGACTGCAGGAGATGGCGGCGCTTGGGCTCGTCGCCGTCGATGCGTCGGCCGACCTCCGCGCGCGAGAAGTCCCCGGTGGTGGTGAAGCGGTCGATGATGCCGCGGATCTGCCCCATGCCGACGGCGTAGTCGAAGGAGTAGTGCAGCGACGAGGTGTACGAGCGGGCGCCGCAGCCCAGGCCGACCATGCCGTCCGTCTGGCAGGCGTGGTCGTCGGGGCCCTCGTGCGGGGCGTCCGCGCGGCGGAACATCCGCATCGAGACCTGTTCGTACCCGTGGGCCAGCAGGTGGTCCCGGCCGGTGCGGTAGAGGCGGAGCCGCTGGGCGTCCCAGGCGGCGTCCGCCGCGGCTGCCGCCTCGGCGCCGGCGTCACCGGTGAGGCGGCCGAGACCGGTCAGGGGGCGCACGTACAGCGGGTAGAGGTACAGCTCCTCGGGGCGCCAGGCCAGGGCGGCGTCC from the Streptomyces sp. NBC_01335 genome contains:
- a CDS encoding SGNH/GDSL hydrolase family protein → MADDSRIQKTDIIGSYAAIGDSFTEGVGDPGPDGAYVGWADRFAVLLADQLPVLDEATSSDSPRGEFRYANLAVRGRLLDQIVEEQVPRAKELAPDLVSFCAGGNDIIRPGTDPDDLAERFERAVADLTNAVGTVMVTTGFDTRGVPVLRHMRGKIATYNVHLRAIADRYHCPVLDLWSLRSIQDRRAWDGDRLHLSSGGHTRVALRAAQVLGLETPADPDQPWPPQAQRNTFEVRRDDIQWAREYLVPWIGRRLRGESSGDEVAAKRPDLLPL
- a CDS encoding M23 family metallopeptidase, encoding MPIPGKHRRKKSGPIARGILAVGAGGAVVALPLLGATGAHAAEQSAPAVAQSAQQSAKTYKVVSGDYLAKIAAQHKIKGGWEKLYQDNREVIGGNPSLILPGMKLTLGAQASGSASTASAPAASSAKAETKTAAKTETKAAPATASTSAATTTKAADSNSTGWTTPVANATVTTQYHASGSMWSSGYHTGSDFSAATGTVVRAVGPGTVVSAGYDGAYGNEVIIKHADGMYSQYAHQSQLMVSAGQTVTGGQQIGLSGATGNVTGPHLHFEIRTTPSYGSDVDPIAYLRSHGVSI
- a CDS encoding STM4012 family radical SAM protein yields the protein MTTTLPTTDATERPYQSYVYAYPHKTAYAELPDRPALHELWAGENKEALQLYAHIPFCEVRCGFCNLFTRIGAPDELTTRYLDALDRQATAVRDALGDDGPVRFAAAAFGGGTPTFLTAGELERLCDIAEKRMGADLRAVPLSVETSPSTATADRLAVLADRGTTRVSIGVQSFVDGEARAAVRPQRRADVEAALGRIRETRIPVLNIDLIYGIDGQTARTWLASLDAALAWRPEELYLYPLYVRPLTGLGRLTGDAGAEAAAAADAAWDAQRLRLYRTGRDHLLAHGYEQVSMRMFRRADAPHEGPDDHACQTDGMVGLGCGARSYTSSLHYSFDYAVGMGQIRGIIDRFTTTGDFSRAEVGRRIDGDEPKRRHLLQSLLQAAGLPRAEYRRRFGSDPVDDFPVELARFTELGWLDGGGSNGGGSANRTHRADTTDGDHLRLSPEGLAHSDALGPALFSPAVRAAMAAYEAK
- a CDS encoding STM4011 family radical SAM protein, which gives rise to MDLTILYRGPLASCDYDCPYCPFAKRRDSREQLSADRAALERFTAWVAGRTGDRLSVLFTPWGEGLVRSWYRRALVELSHLPQVARVAIQTNLSGRTGWLSAADPERVALWCTYHPGQTPYDRFLGKCRELTSAGVRYSVGVVGFEEHLPEARRLRADLPEQVYLWVNAAEGRTYTDAEAERWTALDPLFPYSRHPHRSAGLPCRTGESVISVDGDGTVRRCHFVKEELGSLYDGSYRRALGPRACPLAVCDCHIGYVHLESLPLYDVFAGGVLERIPAAPAGPAAAGPSRLRLPLV